In Verrucomicrobiota bacterium, the genomic window ATCCTCAATCCTCACGTCCTGTCGTTGCTCGCCCGGGTGCGGCATACCAACACGCTGGTCATTGCCGACTGGGCTTTTCCGTATTGGCCGGAAATCGAAACCGTGGACCTTTCTCTGACGGCCGGCATTCCCACCGTCTTGCAGGTGTTGGAACAGATTCGTCCGAATTATTTGATCGGCGAGGTCTTTATGGCCGAGGAGTTTTTGCGCACGAATCCCAAGCGAGTCTTGACCTCGTTCGAGAAGGCTTTCGCGGGTTTGAAGGTCACGCGCGAGCCTCATCTTGATTTCAAAAAGCGCGTGCCCAAAGCGATCGGGTTGATTCGCACCGGTGACACGACCAAGTACGGCAACCTCATCCTGGAATCCGTGTGAATCCCATTCGTTCGGCGGTTACGATCTCATTGGTGCCGGAGGCGCGGGGCGGCCCTTTTGTGTATTGGGAAACGTTGGCGGAGTCATGCCGGCGGGCCAAGAGCCTGGGGTTTGACGGGGTGGAGATCTTTTCGCCGGGACCGGAAACCTTGCGGGATCCGGCGCTGGCGGAGGTGGTGTTCGGTTCGGGGCTTTTCATTGCGGCATTGGGCACGGGGGCGGGTTGGTTGAAGCACAAGCTTCGTTTGACCGATGCCCAGGCGGAGATTCGGCTGAGAGCGATCGAGTTCTTGCGGGAGATGTTGGAAGCTGCGTCGAGGTTGGCGGCCCCTTTGATCATTGGTTCGATGCAAGGCCGGTGGGAAGGTGCCGTTTCCAAGGCGGAGGCTTTGGACTGGCTGGGGGAAGGCATGTCGGAGTTGGACACGTTGGCGGGGCGTCTGGGCGGACGGTTATTGCTGGAGCCGCTCAACCGGTATGAGTCCAATTTGTTGAATCGCACGTCGGAGGGGATGGAATTCATTCGGCGCCACGAATGTCGGAACACCATGGTTCTGGCGGATCTTTACCACATGAACATTGAGGAGGCCGATGTGGGGGAGGCGTTGAGGGATTTGGGCGAGTCGCTGGGCCACGTCCATTTCGCGGATTCCAATCGATTGGCCATGGGTTTGGGACATACGGATGCGGGGCGGGTGGCACGAGTCCTGAAGTCCATGGAGTATGATGGTTATGTTTCGGCGGAGGTGTTGCCACTTCCGAGCAGCGACGAGGCCGCCGCGCAAACCATTCGGACTTTCCGGGCTTGTTTTGGCTGAGGGACGGGGCGTTGGTGCAGGGGGTGAACTCTTGGGGCGGGAGCGAGGAGAACGGGGTGGGAGGGTTGAGGGCGTGGAATTATCCGGGGTCAATTCCACTTGCGGGCGGGCGATCACGCTCTATGATGAAGCCTCGTGGAAACCGTGATCATCTTGATTGCGTGCGGAGCTTTGCTCCTGCTGCTCGAAACGGTGCTACCGGGGTTGGTGGCAGGCGTTCTGGGGGTGTTGTGTTTGATGGCGGCGGTGATTGTGGGTTACATTCGCTTCGATCTCGTCACCGCCAATTGGATTGCCGGGGGGGTCATGACCGGCGTGGTATTGGGGGCGGGCTTGTGGTGCCGGTATTTCCCCGGCAGCCGGATGGCGAAGCAGTTTATCTCGAACAAGGCGGTAGGGGGGGCGCC contains:
- a CDS encoding transport protein RbsD/FucU — translated: MLQKGILNPHVLSLLARVRHTNTLVIADWAFPYWPEIETVDLSLTAGIPTVLQVLEQIRPNYLIGEVFMAEEFLRTNPKRVLTSFEKAFAGLKVTREPHLDFKKRVPKAIGLIRTGDTTKYGNLILESV
- a CDS encoding sugar phosphate isomerase/epimerase; this encodes MRSAVTISLVPEARGGPFVYWETLAESCRRAKSLGFDGVEIFSPGPETLRDPALAEVVFGSGLFIAALGTGAGWLKHKLRLTDAQAEIRLRAIEFLREMLEAASRLAAPLIIGSMQGRWEGAVSKAEALDWLGEGMSELDTLAGRLGGRLLLEPLNRYESNLLNRTSEGMEFIRRHECRNTMVLADLYHMNIEEADVGEALRDLGESLGHVHFADSNRLAMGLGHTDAGRVARVLKSMEYDGYVSAEVLPLPSSDEAAAQTIRTFRACFG